AGCGGACAAAGAGGGGACTGATCCCTCAGGCGAAGCGGGACCTCCCCAACGGCCTGTGGGTGAAGTGCGAACAGTGCGGAGAAATCCTCTACCGCAAGGAACTGGCAAACAATGCCCACGTCTGTATGAAATGTGGTTTCCACTTTCGCATTGGCAGCCGGGAGTATGTGCGCATTCTTCTGGACGATGGCTCGGCTGAGGAGTTCAACGCCTCGCTTCTGTCGGTGGACCCGCTGGGGTTCAAGGATAGCAAGCGCTACCGGGATCGGATCAAGGAGGCGATGAAAAGCACAGGACTGCCGGAAGCGATACGTACCTTCGCTGGCACCATTTCCGGAGTCAAGGTGATCCTGTGTGTGATGGATTTTTCGTTTATCGGGGGGAGCATGGGATCGGTGGTAGGAGAAAAAGTAGCGCGCGCGGCCGATCGGGCGCTGGCCGAGCGACTGCCGCTGATCATCGTCTCCTCCTCCGGGGGAGCGAGGATGCAAGAGGCGGCCCTTTCTCTGATGCAGATGGCCAAGACTGCGGGGCGCCTGGCGCTACTGGATGAGGCGCGGGTTCCATGTATCTCCATCCTGACCAACCCCACGACTGGTGGCGTGACGGCCAGCTACGCCATGCTTGGGGACCTGAACCTGGCGGAGCCTGGGGCCCTCATCGGCTTTGCGGGCCCGCGGGTCATCAAGCAGACCATCAAACAGGACCTGCCGGAGGGCTTCCAACGCTCCGAGTTCCTGCAGCAACACGGCTTCATCGACGCCATCGTTGACCGACGGGAGATGAAGGCGAAGCTGACAACCATTCTGGAGTTCTTTGGGTACCAGGCGGCGAAGGCGTGAGGCGAGGG
The DNA window shown above is from candidate division KSB1 bacterium and carries:
- the accD gene encoding acetyl-CoA carboxylase, carboxyltransferase subunit beta, with the protein product MDWFKRTKRGLIPQAKRDLPNGLWVKCEQCGEILYRKELANNAHVCMKCGFHFRIGSREYVRILLDDGSAEEFNASLLSVDPLGFKDSKRYRDRIKEAMKSTGLPEAIRTFAGTISGVKVILCVMDFSFIGGSMGSVVGEKVARAADRALAERLPLIIVSSSGGARMQEAALSLMQMAKTAGRLALLDEARVPCISILTNPTTGGVTASYAMLGDLNLAEPGALIGFAGPRVIKQTIKQDLPEGFQRSEFLQQHGFIDAIVDRREMKAKLTTILEFFGYQAAKA